CGTATGCCGGACTGACGAAGATCGGAGCGGTCGCCGAGGAGGTCAAGGAGCCGGGACGGAACTTGCCGCTCGCGATCGTCGGTGCGCTCGTGTTCGTCACGATCGCCTACGCGACTATTGTGTACGTGACGATCGGGGTGCTCGACGTGTCGGCTGCGATCGCCGCGGAGGGGCCGGCGTCGCTGTCGGCCGACGGAGAAGGACCCATCATCGCGCTGGCCGCCGAGGCGGCGATCGGCGACGTCGCTGCACTCGCGATCGTCGTCGCCGCGATCATGGCCCTCGCGTCGACGGCAAACGCCGGCCTGCTCGCCGCCTCGCGGTTCCCCCTGGCGATGGCTCGGGACGGGATCGCGCCGCCGTCGCTCGAGACTGTGAGCGAACAGTTCGCCACCCCGATCAACGCTGTGGCGCTCACTGGGGGAGTGCTCCTCGTGATGGTGACGGTGTTCCCGATCCAGCGGGTCGCCGAGTTCGGGAGCGCCTTCCAGATCCTCGTGTTCGTGCTGTTGAACGTCGCGCTGGTCGGATTCAGGGAGGGCGCAGCCGGTCCCGGGTACGATCCGGCGTTCGAGACGCCGATGTATCCGTGGATGCCGATCTTCGGAATACTCGGCGGGGTACTGGTGCTTTCGTATATGTCTCCCGTGGCCATCCTCGGTGCAGTAGGGATCGCGGCACTCTCCGGTCTCTGGTACGTGGGCTACGTGCGGTATTATCGTGGGGGGCTCGACCGGGAAAGCGCCGCTCGGGCCGGCGTGCGCGAAGGTGTAAGCGAGCGAGCCGTCGCCCGGACCCGGGAGCTTTTCGAGGCGACCGAGCAGTACGACGTGCTCGTTGGAATCACCGAACAGACCTCGAACCGAGCCAAGCGTGACATGGTCGGGATCGCGTCGGATCTCGGCCGGATACGGTCGACGACAGTTTCAGTCGTGGAGTTCGTCGACGTACCACACCACGTTTTTCCGACCCACCACTCCGACGTGGTGAGCGGAGAGCGGCCTGACTGGCTCGACGACGTGGGAGGAACGGATCGAAAGTGGGCCCTGAACGGTTCCACGAACACCGGACTCGAATACCGGAAAGTCGACACCGAAGACCACAAAGAAGCAATCGTCGATTACGTCAAATTCACTGGAACTGATCTTCTGTTCATCGAACGGCGGGCCGAAGAGGGGTTCCGGTGGCTGTTCGGCGATCGCGAGACGGAGTGGATTCTCAAGAACACACCGTCCGCCGTGGCTGTCGTCGAGGACAGGGGATTCGACAGTATCGAGGAGATCTCGGTCGTTACGACACGGGGGACGTATGACCCGTTCAAGCTGTTGATTGCCGACGCGATCGCCGAGGAAACCGGCGCCGAAATAGATCTCCTTCGGGCGTTGCCAGCGGACGTGGCCGAATCGAGACGAGAGCGCGTCGAGCAGTATCACAGTGAACTGCTTCGGATCTGTACCGTTCCGGGCCGCTCGACAGTTCTCGAGACAGACGACACGATCGGAGATCTCGCACGGTTCATCGGGGACGCGGATCTGCTCGTCACCACTGCCGGCCGGACGGGGAGCGCTGCCCGACTGTTCGGACAGCCCGAGAGTCAACTGATCGAAGCCGTCGACTGCTCCGCGATCGGTGTCCAGGCCGACGAGGCGCGCCACAGGGGACTCGTCGAACGGATCGTCATGGAGCATCTTTTTTAGCTAAACCTTTTAAGTAAACGCCGGTTCCGATCTCGCATATGCCGACAGCGTACGTCACAGCCCCGCCGGAGTCTGCCGAGGAACTGGCTTCGTTTCTGGTGGAGGAACGCCTGGCCGCCTGCGTCAATGTGGTCGACTGTCGATCGACCTACAGGTGGGAGGGCGATCTGTACGATGGTGACGAAGAGGTGATCCTGTTTGTAAAAACCACTGCCGAACGGTACCCGGAACTGAAAGAGCGCCTCGTGGAGCGACACCCGAACGAGGTACCGTGCATCGAGCGATTCGACGAGACGGACGTGTTCGAGCCGTTCGCCGAGTGGATCGAAACCGAGGTAAAGTAGCTCGAAACCGATGTGGAGGAGGCCAGAGAACCGAGCCGGAGTAGCTCAGATCCTCTCCGGCGGCGTCAGGCTCCAGCAGTGAGCCCGCCGTCGACGACGAGGTTGTGTCCCGTGACGTAGGCGGCCTCGTCGCTCGCCAGGAACAGCGCGACGTCGGCGACGTCCTCCGGCGTTCCGTCCCGTTGGAGCGGGATCGTCTCCGTCATCGTTCCGGCGACCTCCTCGTCTTCGGTGGTCATCGCAGTCTCGATAATGCCGGGGTTGATCGCGTTGACTCTGATCCCGTCGGGGCCCAGTTCCATCGCGAGCTCCCGTGTCACGTTGGCGACGCCCCCCTTCGAGGCGCAGTACAGCGACG
The Halalkaliarchaeum desulfuricum DNA segment above includes these coding regions:
- a CDS encoding APC family permease, producing MPTGLKRDLGLGETFAIAVGAMIGSGIFILPGIAWVFADAAAVLAFVLAAVLVMPAALAVAEMSTAIPEDGGPYLYVERSMGPLLGTIAGAGTWLMLSLKSALALVGGVPYLVYASPTLGEFVIHLAVGLAIVFTVVNLVSAEGSGKLQFVIVVVLLAILGWLIFGSLPEIDPGRTVGAFDPTTAGILPATAIVFISYAGLTKIGAVAEEVKEPGRNLPLAIVGALVFVTIAYATIVYVTIGVLDVSAAIAAEGPASLSADGEGPIIALAAEAAIGDVAALAIVVAAIMALASTANAGLLAASRFPLAMARDGIAPPSLETVSEQFATPINAVALTGGVLLVMVTVFPIQRVAEFGSAFQILVFVLLNVALVGFREGAAGPGYDPAFETPMYPWMPIFGILGGVLVLSYMSPVAILGAVGIAALSGLWYVGYVRYYRGGLDRESAARAGVREGVSERAVARTRELFEATEQYDVLVGITEQTSNRAKRDMVGIASDLGRIRSTTVSVVEFVDVPHHVFPTHHSDVVSGERPDWLDDVGGTDRKWALNGSTNTGLEYRKVDTEDHKEAIVDYVKFTGTDLLFIERRAEEGFRWLFGDRETEWILKNTPSAVAVVEDRGFDSIEEISVVTTRGTYDPFKLLIADAIAEETGAEIDLLRALPADVAESRRERVEQYHSELLRICTVPGRSTVLETDDTIGDLARFIGDADLLVTTAGRTGSAARLFGQPESQLIEAVDCSAIGVQADEARHRGLVERIVMEHLF
- the cutA gene encoding divalent-cation tolerance protein CutA produces the protein MPTAYVTAPPESAEELASFLVEERLAACVNVVDCRSTYRWEGDLYDGDEEVILFVKTTAERYPELKERLVERHPNEVPCIERFDETDVFEPFAEWIETEVK